GAATCTCTGTGACATTGgaaacaacagcagcacaacAGTCACTTTTTGACCATCCCTGCCATATGCACCCACAGCCCCATGGAGGCACAAGCCACGTGGAAATGCTGACCAGCAGCCTTGCAGCTGCTTCACAGCTGCACAGGACGCAAAGCACCAAGACCAGTTGCTGCCCAGCACCTCCCAACATCTCCAGCAAGGTGTTGTGATTGTCACCAGCCAACCCTACCCAGGTGGGTTCTTGGGGCAGGACCCTCCTGAGGTGATGGTCAGAGCAGTGGCTGAGCGCTGGCAGTGCCTGTTGTGCAGCTCTGGAAACAGCTCGAgtctgggagaggggacagagagggagggaagaaccCCCAACAGTGCAAAGAGCACCCCCAGAGTGACTGCAAGCAGTGAGGGTGAAGTGGCTGTGGGGGCTGAGCCTGGCATGGGCACCttgtggctcctgctgctgccccttaCCTGGGCTTTGTAACAGGCTCATCCTCACCATCGTCCACTGAGCACACCAGGAGAGAAAGGGGGAGTTGGCATCAGTCTGCGGCAACTGAGGcgcaggcacagcaggaaggaaagggaagggaaaggaaggaaaaacgCCCTCTCCTCCCGCTGCCCcaacacacagccctgcccagccacagGGCAGAGCATGGCCTCAGCCCCGAGGCACCACCATGagcccacacagccctgggcagctcccGCTGGCTCGGTTGCCACAGAGGGCCTACATGGGGTCAAAACCAATGCCCTGCTGTAACAACACTCCATGGCCTTTATCTGGTTCCACTTGCCCCAGCAAagctgggcacacctgggcagtcaggcagtgccaggccCTGTGGGAACTCACTGCTGTTTGCGCCCACCAGTCGGGCCAGTTTGCGGAAGGAACGGGACTGGGACGTCCAGGTGTGGGGCTTTGAGTCATCAATGTCCTCTAACATCCGCAGCTTCACAGGGTCACACACAGTGTCACTGgggggctccagcagctgcgGGGGCTGCCTGTGAGTGACAGAGGGCAGGAGCTCAGCACCAAGATCAGACCCTGCTCTGGAACAGGGAAGTACCCCCAAAGATGCCCTGGTACATGGCAACACCTCTGCCAGATGCTGGCACTCACCGCTGTTGCCCCGTGCCCCAGTTGGACCCACGGGCATCCCTGTGGTATCAGAAAGAATGGTGGCACAGCAGTCAGTATTTGACCAGCCCATCCCTCCCCATACACATCCACAGCCCCAGAGACACAGGAGCCTTGTGGAAATGCTGACAGCGTTCACTCCTGACCAGCCTTGCAGCCATTCCATGGCCCCACAAGATATCGTGCCCCAGGCTGGCCTAGTCCCTACCCCACAACTCCTGACACCCCCAGCAAGGCGTTGTCAGTGTCACCAGCCACCCCTGCCCACTGTGTCCAGCACGCTGTGCTGCATCTTGGCCTCCCCAGCTCAGTGTCAGCAGTGCCCAGCGGGTCCTGCCTGCACACCCAGCATAAGGACACCTCATTTGGAGACAAACTGTCTGGCAGGTGGGTGTCCGGGCAGGACCCTCCCGAGATGATGGTCAGACCAGCGGCTGAGCACTGGCAGTGCCTGTTGTGGGGTGAGCACAGGGCAGTCTGTGGCTCTGCCAACAGCTTGGCTgtaggaagagggaaaggacaGGACAGAAGAGTGGAGGATAAGGAGAGGACAGAAGAAACAGCAACAGGGCAAAGAGCTTCCCTTGAGTGACTGCAAGCAGTGATGGAGAACAAGCCCTGTGGGCTGAGCCCAGGGTAGGCACCttgtggctcctgctgctgcctcagcacaTGCTCCCCTTACCTGGGCTTTTTAACAATCTCATCCTCACCATCCTCCACTGAGCgcagcaggagagaaaggggGACATGGAGTCAGTCTGCAGCAACTAAGgtccaggaaaagcaggaagggaaaggaggaaaaccaaCCTCCCCACTGACCATCCCCTTGCCCCATTGCACAGCCCTGTCAAGTCACAGGGCAGAGCATGGCCCCAGACCAGTGGCACTACCACGAGcccacacacagccctgggcagatTTCGCTGGCTTAGTTGCCCTCAGGGAGTTACTTGCGGCCAAACCCCAAACTCCTGGGTGCCACATCACCCCACTGCCTCTCCCAGGCCCTGCAGGAACTCACTGCCATCTGTGCCCGTCAGCTGGGCCAGTTTGCGGAAGGAGCGGGACTGGGAGGTCCCGGTGCGGGGCTGCCAGTCCTCAGCATCCTCTAACATCCGCAACTTCCCAGGATCACAcccgggggtgctggggggctcCAGAGGCTGTGGGGGCTGCCTGTGAGTGACAGAGGGCAGAAGCTTCAGCCAGCACCAAGCACAGACCCTGCTTCagcacagggcactgctgccaaAGGTGCCCTCACCAGATCCTGACACTCACCACTGCTCCACTGTGCCCCAGCTGGACCCACGGGCATCCCTGTGATATTGGAAAAAATGGTAGCACAGCACTCAGTATTTGACCACGGCTCAGCCCATCCCTCACAAATGCACTCCAGAACTAGAAGAAGTTGGCAACActcacccagctctgccatcccGCAGCCCCATGCAGGGCTCACAGCACATTGTCCAGTTGCTGCCTAGCACCTCCCAATACCCCCAGCAAGGTGTTGTCAGTGCACCAGCCTTCTCCAGATCCCTTTTCCTCAAGAAGCAATGGCAGAGCTTGGCCTCCCCAGCTtggtgccagcagtgcccagcaggtCCTACCCGGCACAGGACATCTTGTCCGGCCGGTGGGCGTCCAGGCAGGACCCTCCCAAGGTGATGGCCAGACCAGTGGCTGAGCTCTGGCGGTGCCCACTGTGGGGTGAGCGCAGagtgagctctgcagctccaccaACAGCTCGACTCttgaagagggagagaagaaacagCAACAGGGCAAAGAGCTTCCCTTGAGTGACTGCAAGCAGCGAGAGAGAACCAGGCGTGTGGGCTGAGCCTGGGTAGGCACCttgtggctcctgctgctgctccagcacacgCTCCCCTTACCTGCGCTTTTTAACAAGCTCGTCCTCACCATCctccactgagcacagcaggagagaaaggggGAGATGAAGTCAGTCTGCGGCAACAGAGGCCCAGAGAcagcagaaggggaaaaggaacagcaaagggaaaaggacttctcctccctcccactgcCCACCTGCCCcaacacacagccctgcctggctaCGGGGCAGAGCatggccccagcccagcagcaccaccatgagcccacacagccccacacgGCTCAATTGCCCCATAGGGCCAAAACCAACACTCCAGTGCCACAAGGCACCAAAGCCTTTCTCCAATTCCAGTTGCCCCAGCAAAGCTGGGCAgtcaggcagtgccaggccCTGAGGGAACTCACTGCTGTTCGTGCCCACCAGCCGGGACAGTTTGCGGAAGGAACGGGACTGCGAGGTCCAGCTGTGGGGCTTTGAGTCGTCAATGTCCTCTAACATCCGCAGCTTCACAGGGTCACACACAGGGGTGCTGGGGGACTCCAGCAGCTGCGGGGGCTGCCTGTGAGTGACAGAGTCATCTGTCAAATCTGACAGATCTTCTGGGGCTGTCCCCCACTTTCCtcagcacagaatcacagcacaCCAGTACCAGAGACACCTTGTCTTACTCCCCACTCCCCAACTCCTCCTCCACAAAGGCTGGGCCCATGAAGGACTCACTGGAATGACCACCACCATTCCTGGCAATTTGAAACTGGCCCCAAGggccagaaggaaaaaggacaTAGCAAGAATAAGCCAAGGTCAAAAAAAACACCAtcagggaagctgtggagcCGTCTATGGCAGTGCCACCTGGCCCTGggcacagagcccagcacagcccatcaGCCCTCGCCCAGCCAAGCCACGTCTTGGGGAACAGGGAACGGATCACACACAAGGACACTCCAGGGCCCCAGCAGCTGGTAGAGACAAGCAGCACTGGCCCTCTACACTGGGGTTTACAGTTTGGTGCCAGGAGTGACCCACCCACATGGGCAGAGGAGTGCCTGCTGCCCATCCCAAGGCTGGCCCTGCCCCAGAGGATGGGGCACTGGCAGGGAAGAGGCATGCAGGGAGGATAGAGAGAGCAGGTAAAAGGCTTACTGACTTGTCAAGGCTCAGCACctgtagggaaagggaaagagaaagggaggagagaaagaaagaaaaaggaaggtgaaaTTAGACCTGCAGCACCCAAGAAGTTTCCAGAGCTCACCTATGGCCTGTACCCCTATCCCCGAGTCTCACACCCAGCTCGCCCAGGGCTGAGAGCACACTGGGACACATGGGCAGATGCCAATGGACCAGACTGTGCTCCCTCAGCCCCCAGAACAGGCCTGGATGCCCAGGGCAGTCAGTgccacatcccatcccattgcCCAGTTCCTGGgaaccacagcagctctggcaggaggaACAGggaccagcagctgctggacatGTGCAACCAAGCAGAGCCAGGGGAGAACAgtgtggcagggctggaggccaTCACTCTGCCTAgccccttcctgcagccaggggatCAGCATGACATTCCCAGGCAGGTACCGGCCGGTGGTCACAGACAGCCACCGTTTCCCTGCCACTGCAGATGCCAGCCAGTCTCCTGCTACAGCCACCGTGTCAAGCCTGGCAGGAGTCCCCACAGGCTGACACATCTCTGAGCGAGGGACTGGCACAAGCAtggctgtgtgtccctgtgtgcgACAGTTCTCTTGTGCCACCTCGGCACCAGCCACCGGggaccctggcacaggcactgTCACCCACTCCCACCCAGGGTGCCTGGCATGCAAGgcgcagcagggctgggcagcaggcTCCCCCCAGTCCTCAGGGAGCAGGATGGACAGCAACATACCCGTTGTGCTGGGGGGTGCAGGCGGGCGCCAGGGGCGCATACGTCACGGGTTTCGTCACCAGCCCGGGCCGTGGGTTCGGAGGTGAGCCGGCCCCGAAGGGCCGAGCTGTTTTGTTGAGGGCGGTGCTGGGAGCGAAGTTATATTTCAGGGGTTCAGAGCAGGGGAGTGAGTCCTGAGCGAGacaaaacacacagacacaggctCACACGTCAAGCAGCATGcaagcagcagccctgggccaggcagcacagcaggcagccAGGTAGGAAAGCGGAACAGCACGTGCACCTTGGAGACcgggctctgccaggctggcactCACTCCACTGGGCACCTGGCCCAGTGACAGCAGGTCACAAACCCAGCCTGAAGGTCATTTGAAGATTAGTAGGTGCCCTGGACACTTGCTGCTGCCCGTGGCAGGGCGGTGCATGCACACACGCTGATCGCAACTGTCCCATGGCACAAAGCTGAACACATGCAGGTGGCTTCTACCCAGGAGCCACGAGttcaccagccccagccctgcctccccgTGCCAGGGCACTCCCCAGCACTAGCAAACACAGTGCTGCACCTGCCCAGCCTcctcccctgtgctggcccctCTGCACCCCTgcccacacccagcaccagcACGGGCACAGACAATCTGGGCCCAGGTCCCTACTGAGCAGATCTCACTGCCTCTGATCCTCCACGGTGCCAGAggtcagagctgctcctccagctgcgTTTTACAGACCTCCAAACACACCTTGGCCCCCTAAAAGCCCCAGGAGCAAAGTCCATTTGTTTGACTACACTGAGATTCCCTTCCCCTGAGATGAGGCTGAGCTGCCGCTGCGGCACCAGGAGCAACACGTACCTTCTGTGGCTTCCCCAGCTGGTTCTGGGCTCTGCAAGAGAGGAGACAGATgggcaggtgctggagctggcccAGACACCACCAGCATGCAAGTACCCCAGGGATGCAGCACCCAACCGAGGGGAACCATGgccagctggcactgctgtgtggCTTCCAGTCAGGTTAAGCCTTACACAGGCAAGCAGAGCCCTtggacacagccaggagcttCCAGGCTCTAAGTAAGGAGCATTGATGCTGGGAGATGGTGATGCCCGGAGGTGGCACTGGGCAGAGTGCCCTGATTATGCTCCAGTCAGACCAGAACCCCATGTTTGTGGGACCCACAATTCCTACCTGCTCAGGGTGAGGCAGAGCCTGTCCCCACAGGCACGGATCCTGTTCTGGGCCTCGATGTGTGTCATGGCACTGGTGCTCTCCCCGTCGATGTACAGCACCCAGTCACCCACTCCCACGCCGGCCTGGGCCGCCTTCCCGCCCGGAGTCAGCTGCAGGACAGACAGAGTTAGGGAGAGCTGGAACAGCCGAGTGGTgatgtgggagcagagggacatCCTCATGaaggcagcagcctgcagaggcCCAGgatccccagcccagcacaggacacCACGCAGCCCAGACCAAGGGAACGTGGGGACCCCAGATTACTTCCCATTTCCCAGTGCatgagcccagagcagcctcttccccttggcagcagcagaaggcaaaGCACTACTCCagggcactgcccagccccagccctctgGCACGGCTGGGGACCCTGCCAGCACCCTGGGGCCTCATCACTGTGACGCCAAACACAGAGGCAGTGCTGCCTCGGGCTCAGCAAGAAGCCCAGCCACCCCTTGGACTCATCCCTGTGGTCCTGGGGCGGGAAGAGAGCACAGTGAGTCAGGGCTCGTTGGGCAGCCCACATGTCACTGCAAACCACAGGCATGTCCAGCCCTCCtcctggggtggggagggacaggggaggcACCCCTTAGGCACTCCCCCCAGCCGCCAGAGCTCCCTTCCCGTtcccagcaggcacagacaTTACCTCATTCccacagaggagcaggagccctCCCGGGCCAGGGAGACACCCGTCCCCACCCACGTTGCCCCGCTGGGACAGCCGGGAGCACAGCCATGAGTTCCCCTTCCCAGCCACAGTGCCAGGGATGCGCCTTGCCCCTGCTATGGCTCCATGGCACAGCTGTACATCAACCCCACGCTGGGAAGTGGAGactgccctcccctcccaccaGGGATGCACAGCCAGAGGCGAGCAAGGCCTGGAGCactgcacacagctcccaggcactgacagacagacagacagacgtGGGCAGGCTGCAGccattcctgctcctccagcatgGAAGAACTCGAGGCGCTTGGACCCAGACCAAGTATTTCCTCAAGTCCTGTTCGACATGAACATAAAAGGAGCGAGCCAGATTCCCAGCACTGTCAGAGGGCTGAAAAATCCCTGCCACAGAGTCCCAGCCCCTTCTTGCAGAACCCAGCTCATCCCAGAGCCACACGTCCCTTCTGTAGGCCAGCACTACCCATCCACACAAGGCCAAATGCCACATATGGGCTGGATGTGGCCCAGTCCCACCAGCATCCCACTGCTGTTCCCAGTGGGACATGGGTACcgcccccagtgcccccacaCCACCCTCCcgttcctcctgcccagcacgGGAGGGTGCCCTCAGCAGCAGTGGtgcccccagctcctggccatgctgctgCAAGCCCCAGCTTGCTGCCCTggagggctggggaaggcacaGGGCGGCTGCGTGGGTttggaggcaggagcaggagctgggagaggtttTCACACGACTGCCCAGGAAGGGGAGAGCACGTCAGGCTACGTCATGAAGCCTCACCCAGCCTGGTCAGCACTTCCTGGCCCCCTCCATGCCAACGAGCAGGAAACCCCTTTGACAGGTGCCAGTTCAGCCAGGAGCCatggcagtgccagccctcCCACTTCCCACCCAGGCCCGCTAAACAgggcttccttccttccctctccacccAGTCTTTTGTTCCCTGCACCTCCATCACCACATCCAGAGAGGTGCTCACCTACTGCCCTGTGCAGGGGCCTCCAGGACAGAGCCTCCCTTAGCGCATCCCTCAGTGCCTTCCCACCAGTAGCACCAAAGggtctctcctcttccccagctggCAGATGCCAGGATGAGCCACACAGCATCCAGCTGTCCAGACTGCAGCCCTTATTCTGGCTCCAGCACAGGGGCCATGGTTTACTGCCTGCCTAGCCAAGTTGTTGGCACCCTAGCAGAGCCCCTTGCCACAGGAGGTACACGTCAGAGGGCCATGGTGGCACCTCTTTTGTGTGACCAGTGAGCTGAAACAGCCCCATTGCTCTCCCAGGAGTGTCACAGCGATGGACACAGCTGAAAGTCAAGCCAATGGACACACCAGcgctgccctgtgctgcccacccctgcagagcagggccccactgcagcccacaAAGCTGGGGCAGGATGCTTCCTTCCAGCCCACGGTGGCAGGGCCAGCTCACAGGAAGCAGTGGCCAAGGACAATCAGTATGCTCTGGGCAggagctctggggctggtgATGCCTCTGgagtgcagagcagcacaaggcTCACCCCTTCCCATCAGAGCACACCGCCCTGCCATGCAGCCCAGCCTCACCAGGCAGCCCCTCAAAGCTGGCTGCATCCCCTGGGAATGTCCtcgctgctcctgccctgcccaggacagcagcactgcccgAGCCTCACCAAGCTCTGCTTCACAAGGCCCCTGCCCCAGGCTCTGGGAGGCTCCTCCGTCCGACCAGACCCTTTGTTAAGAACTGGCTCGCAGccaagagaaacattttttagaGAATAAACTCGCTGAAGCCGTCTCTGCGTGCTCAGCAGAGATCAGCAGGCCCCGGGGCAGCGGCACTGGCGACTCCAGGCTCACAGAGTGCCCTCAGGGCCCATGCTCCGTGCTGGGATGCTGTGGAGATCTGTTCCCTCTGGGACAGGCGTGCAGTGCCCGGCTCGTGCCGGGGGCAGGCCCCCACGCAGCAGTCGATGCCACGAGCAAAGCTATCCTTCGAGAAGCAGCCTCCGTGCCAGCTGCCCGAGCgccagcagcacaggcaatGCAGTCACATTCCAAGGCTTATAAGGCAATTGCGTGGCCAGAGCTGTGGCCAGGGACCTGCACACACCCAGGGTCAGGACCGGGAGCACCGCAATGGGATAGGCTCAAACCAGCAGCCTCGGGCACAAACAGCTGTGGCACAGTGGCTTTCACTGGAGAAATGGGAGAGTTTTGTGGAGGGAGTCgtgtccctgtgcaggcagcagcacagctttctCCTCTCCGTGCCCATTTCAGGAGTGACCTCAGGCATGGAGTTGGGAGCTgcactgtggaaaggagggCAGAAGGGCACTGGCTAGGTCCTGGGATGCCAAGCCCAGAGCTGGAGTGCAGACCAGGAAGCCAGTCCCACATCTCAGAGAGTAGATCTCCTCCCGCTGTGGTGGGCACACACCGGAAGGGGCCTCCCCCGCCCCCctctgcaggggctgtgcagaaTTCCAcgtttctgctgcagctctctgcccGGAACACCCCCGTGCTAGGCTGCAGCTGATAAGGGACCAAGGAGGCTACGtggagccaggcagggcaggatgcaGCATTCCCGGGGCCCCAGCTCATCTACATCCCCCATACAGCTCATACAGGAGGAAGGATGAGTGTCACCAGCCTCGGTCTCTCTTACCCTGGAGATGGAGAGCGGCATGCTGaaatccttccctccctgcagcctgaaGCCCCAGGGTGCCGGCCCATTCAGC
Above is a window of Corvus moneduloides isolate bCorMon1 chromosome 15, bCorMon1.pri, whole genome shotgun sequence DNA encoding:
- the PDLIM7 gene encoding PDZ and LIM domain protein 7 isoform X11, with the translated sequence MGDMESYKVMLNGPAPWGFRLQGGKDFSMPLSISRLTPGGKAAQAGVGVGDWVLYIDGESTSAMTHIEAQNRIRACGDRLCLTLSRAQNQLGKPQKVLSLDKQPPQLLESPSTPVCDPVKLRMLEDIDDSKPHSWTSQSRSFRKLSRLVGTNSMEDGEDELVKKRSHSREALCPVAVSSLPLQESSCWWSCRAHSALTPQWAPPELSHWSGHHLGRVLPGRPPAGQDVLCRVGPAGHCWHQAGEAKLCHCFLRKRDLEKAGALTTPCWGYWEVLGSNWTMCCEPCMGLRDGRAGDARGSSWGTVEQWQPPQPLEPPSTPGCDPGKLRMLEDAEDWQPRTGTSQSRSFRKLAQLTGTDGMEDGEDEIVKKPRDARGSNWGTGQQRQPPQLLEPPSDTVCDPVKLRMLEDIDDSKPHTWTSQSRSFRKLARLVGANSMDDGEDEPVTKPRLELFPELHNRHCQRSATALTITSGGSCPKNPPGDSHGSSWGTVEQRQPLESPSTPGCDPGKLRMLEDAEGWQPRTGTSQSRSFRKLAQLTGTDGMEDGEDETVKKPRDARGSSWGTVEQRQPPQPLEPPSTPGCNPGKLRLIEDAEDWQPRTGTSQSRTFRKLAQLTGTDSSMEDHDDVFVRKPRSPCRTRPQEQR
- the PDLIM7 gene encoding PDZ and LIM domain protein 7 isoform X2, with the translated sequence MGDMESYKVMLNGPAPWGFRLQGGKDFSMPLSISRLTPGGKAAQAGVGVGDWVLYIDGESTSAMTHIEAQNRIRACGDRLCLTLSRAQNQLGKPQKVLSLDKQPPQLLESPSTPVCDPVKLRMLEDIDDSKPHSWTSQSRSFRKLSRLVGTNSMEDGEDELVKKRSHSREALCPVAVSSLPLQESSCWWSCRAHSALTPQWAPPELSHWSGHHLGRVLPGRPPAGQDVLCRVGPAGHCWHQAGEAKLCHCFLRKRDLEKAGALTTPCWGYWEVLGSNWTMCCEPCMGLRDGRAGDARGSSWGTVEQWQPPQPLEPPSTPGCDPGKLRMLEDAEDWQPRTGTSQSRSFRKLAQLTGTDGMEDGEDEIVKKPRQPPQLLEPPSDTVCDPVKLRMLEDIDDSKPHTWTSQSRSFRKLARLVGANSMDDGEDEPVTKPRLELFPELHNRHCQRSATALTITSGGSCPKNPPGDSHGSSWGTVEQRQPLESPSTPGCDPGKLRMLEDAEGWQPRTGTSQSRSFRKLAQLTGTDGMEDGEDETVKKPRDARGSSWGTVEQRQPPQPLEPPSTPGCNPGKLRLIEDAEDWQPRTGTSQSRTFRKLAQLTGTDSSMEDHDDVFVRKPSQVSVPDPSPGATMKTEPGLAPRTPSATPGPTSRPPWAVDPSFAERYAPDKTSTVVSKHSQPATPTPMQNRSSIVQAAQQAPEGPGRTPLCYKCNKVIRGRYLVALGHYYHPEEFTCCQCRKVLDEGGFFEEKGSIFCPKCYDTRYAPSCAKCKKKITGEVMHALKMTWHVQCFTCNACKTPIRNRAFYMEEGQPYCERDYEKMFGTKCRGCDFKIDAGDRFLEALGFSWHDTCFVCAICQTNLEGKTFYSKKDKPLCKSHAFSHV
- the PDLIM7 gene encoding PDZ and LIM domain protein 7 isoform X1, translating into MGDMESYKVMLNGPAPWGFRLQGGKDFSMPLSISRLTPGGKAAQAGVGVGDWVLYIDGESTSAMTHIEAQNRIRACGDRLCLTLSRAQNQLGKPQKVLSLDKQPPQLLESPSTPVCDPVKLRMLEDIDDSKPHSWTSQSRSFRKLSRLVGTNSMEDGEDELVKKRSHSREALCPVAVSSLPLQESSCWWSCRAHSALTPQWAPPELSHWSGHHLGRVLPGRPPAGQDVLCRVGPAGHCWHQAGEAKLCHCFLRKRDLEKAGALTTPCWGYWEVLGSNWTMCCEPCMGLRDGRAGDARGSSWGTVEQWQPPQPLEPPSTPGCDPGKLRMLEDAEDWQPRTGTSQSRSFRKLAQLTGTDGMEDGEDEIVKKPRDARGSNWGTGQQRQPPQLLEPPSDTVCDPVKLRMLEDIDDSKPHTWTSQSRSFRKLARLVGANSMDDGEDEPVTKPRLELFPELHNRHCQRSATALTITSGGSCPKNPPGDSHGSSWGTVEQRQPLESPSTPGCDPGKLRMLEDAEGWQPRTGTSQSRSFRKLAQLTGTDGMEDGEDETVKKPRDARGSSWGTVEQRQPPQPLEPPSTPGCNPGKLRLIEDAEDWQPRTGTSQSRTFRKLAQLTGTDSSMEDHDDVFVRKPSQVSVPDPSPGATMKTEPGLAPRTPSATPGPTSRPPWAVDPSFAERYAPDKTSTVVSKHSQPATPTPMQNRSSIVQAAQQAPEGPGRTPLCYKCNKVIRGRYLVALGHYYHPEEFTCCQCRKVLDEGGFFEEKGSIFCPKCYDTRYAPSCAKCKKKITGEVMHALKMTWHVQCFTCNACKTPIRNRAFYMEEGQPYCERDYEKMFGTKCRGCDFKIDAGDRFLEALGFSWHDTCFVCAICQTNLEGKTFYSKKDKPLCKSHAFSHV
- the PDLIM7 gene encoding PDZ and LIM domain protein 7 isoform X3 — encoded protein: MGDMESYKVMLNGPAPWGFRLQGGKDFSMPLSISRLTPGGKAAQAGVGVGDWVLYIDGESTSAMTHIEAQNRIRACGDRLCLTLSRAQNQLGKPQKVLSLDKQPPQLLESPSTPVCDPVKLRMLEDIDDSKPHSWTSQSRSFRKLSRLVGTNSMEDGEDELVKKRSHSREALCPVAVSSLPLQESSCWWSCRAHSALTPQWAPPELSHWSGHHLGRVLPGRPPAGQDVLCRVGPAGHCWHQAGEAKLCHCFLRKRDLEKAGALTTPCWGYWEVLGSNWTMCCEPCMGLRDGRAGDARGSSWGTVEQWQPPQPLEPPSTPGCDPGKLRMLEDAEDWQPRTGTSQSRSFRKLAQLTGTDGMEDGEDEIVKKPRDARGSNWGTGQQRQPPQLLEPPSDTVCDPVKLRMLEDIDDSKPHTWTSQSRSFRKLARLVGANSMDDGEDEPVTKPRDSHGSSWGTVEQRQPLESPSTPGCDPGKLRMLEDAEGWQPRTGTSQSRSFRKLAQLTGTDGMEDGEDETVKKPRDARGSSWGTVEQRQPPQPLEPPSTPGCNPGKLRLIEDAEDWQPRTGTSQSRTFRKLAQLTGTDSSMEDHDDVFVRKPSQVSVPDPSPGATMKTEPGLAPRTPSATPGPTSRPPWAVDPSFAERYAPDKTSTVVSKHSQPATPTPMQNRSSIVQAAQQAPEGPGRTPLCYKCNKVIRGRYLVALGHYYHPEEFTCCQCRKVLDEGGFFEEKGSIFCPKCYDTRYAPSCAKCKKKITGEVMHALKMTWHVQCFTCNACKTPIRNRAFYMEEGQPYCERDYEKMFGTKCRGCDFKIDAGDRFLEALGFSWHDTCFVCAICQTNLEGKTFYSKKDKPLCKSHAFSHV
- the PDLIM7 gene encoding PDZ and LIM domain protein 7 isoform X10 translates to MGDMESYKVMLNGPAPWGFRLQGGKDFSMPLSISRLTPGGKAAQAGVGVGDWVLYIDGESTSAMTHIEAQNRIRACGDRLCLTLSRAQNQLGKPQKVLSLDKQPPQLLESPSTPVCDPVKLRMLEDIDDSKPHSWTSQSRSFRKLSRLVGTNSMEDGEDELVKKRSHSREALCPVAVSSLPLQESSCWWSCRAHSALTPQWAPPELSHWSGHHLGRVLPGRPPAGQDVLCRVGPAGHCWHQAGEAKLCHCFLRKRDLEKAGALTTPCWGYWEVLGSNWTMCCEPCMGLRDGRAGDARGSSWGTVEQWQPPQPLEPPSTPGCDPGKLRMLEDAEDWQPRTGTSQSRSFRKLAQLTGTDGMEDGEDEIVKKPRDARGSNWGTGQQRQPPQLLEPPSDTVCDPVKLRMLEDIDDSKPHTWTSQSRSFRKLARLVGANSMDDGEDEPVTKPSQVSVPDPSPGATMKTEPGLAPRTPSATPGPTSRPPWAVDPSFAERYAPDKTSTVVSKHSQPATPTPMQNRSSIVQAAQQAPEGPGRTPLCYKCNKVIRGRYLVALGHYYHPEEFTCCQCRKVLDEGGFFEEKGSIFCPKCYDTRYAPSCAKCKKKITGEVMHALKMTWHVQCFTCNACKTPIRNRAFYMEEGQPYCERDYEKMFGTKCRGCDFKIDAGDRFLEALGFSWHDTCFVCAICQTNLEGKTFYSKKDKPLCKSHAFSHV
- the PDLIM7 gene encoding PDZ and LIM domain protein 7 isoform X7 produces the protein MGDMESYKVMLNGPAPWGFRLQGGKDFSMPLSISRLTPGGKAAQAGVGVGDWVLYIDGESTSAMTHIEAQNRIRACGDRLCLTLSRAQNQLGKPQKVLSLDKQPPQLLESPSTPVCDPVKLRMLEDIDDSKPHSWTSQSRSFRKLSRLVGTNSMEDGEDELVKKRSHSREALCPVAVSSLPLQESSCWWSCRAHSALTPQWAPPELSHWSGHHLGRVLPGRPPAGQDVLCRVGPAGHCWHQAGEAKLCHCFLRKRDLEKAGALTTPCWGYWEVLGSNWTMCCEPCMGLRDGRAGDARGSSWGTVEQWQPPQPLEPPSTPGCDPGKLRMLEDAEDWQPRTGTSQSRSFRKLAQLTGTDGMEDGEDEIVKKPRDARGSSWGTVEQRQPPQPLEPPSTPGCNPGKLRLIEDAEDWQPRTGTSQSRTFRKLAQLTGTDSSMEDHDDVFVRKPSQVSVPDPSPGATMKTEPGLAPRTPSATPGPTSRPPWAVDPSFAERYAPDKTSTVVSKHSQPATPTPMQNRSSIVQAAQQAPEGPGRTPLCYKCNKVIRGRYLVALGHYYHPEEFTCCQCRKVLDEGGFFEEKGSIFCPKCYDTRYAPSCAKCKKKITGEVMHALKMTWHVQCFTCNACKTPIRNRAFYMEEGQPYCERDYEKMFGTKCRGCDFKIDAGDRFLEALGFSWHDTCFVCAICQTNLEGKTFYSKKDKPLCKSHAFSHV